In Desulfitibacter sp. BRH_c19, one genomic interval encodes:
- a CDS encoding CoA-binding protein has protein sequence MDLSNIKTIAVVGVSNKPSRDSHMVAKYLMDAGFEVIPVNPKLEEFLGIKAYPDLLSIPAEKKVDIVNIFRKSSEVMPVIEKAIKIDAKSIWMQLGIVNEEAADVAKKAGLEVVMDQCIKIAHGCQK, from the coding sequence ATGGATCTAAGTAATATTAAAACAATTGCAGTAGTGGGTGTTTCTAATAAACCATCTAGGGATAGCCATATGGTTGCAAAATATCTAATGGATGCAGGGTTTGAAGTTATTCCTGTAAATCCAAAATTAGAGGAGTTTTTAGGTATTAAAGCATACCCAGACCTTTTATCAATACCTGCTGAGAAAAAAGTCGATATAGTTAATATCTTTAGAAAGTCATCAGAAGTAATGCCTGTAATAGAAAAAGCGATTAAGATTGATGCTAAAAGTATATGGATGCAATTAGGCATTGTTAATGAGGAGGCAGCAGACGTTGCCAAAAAGGCAGGATTAGAAGTAGTGATGGACCAATGCATAAAGATTGCCCATGGTTGTCAAAAATAA
- a CDS encoding adenine nucleotide alpha hydrolase codes for MTLNIKRTDRKWFLTPVKKNIYNYQMIEDGDRVAVGLSGGKDSSTLFYILSALQKQLPIKFDLVPITLTLGFDDMDITPLINFVSSLEEKLNIEPTLIAKIVFDIRQEKNPCALCANLRRGALYETAKKLNCNKVALGHHLDDAIETFFMNLIFNGQMGIFQPKSYLDRTDITLIRPLISLEESTIIKIVTTKNIPVVKNPCPANKKTKREEIKKLVSSLSEDYSDIRYKFLCAVQNVALENFWNKDQYTKPNIR; via the coding sequence GTGACATTAAACATAAAAAGAACTGACAGGAAATGGTTTCTTACGCCAGTTAAAAAGAATATCTATAATTATCAAATGATTGAGGACGGGGACAGAGTTGCAGTAGGTTTATCAGGGGGCAAAGATAGTTCAACCCTCTTTTATATTCTGTCAGCCCTCCAAAAACAGCTGCCTATTAAGTTTGACTTAGTACCAATCACACTTACACTAGGTTTTGATGATATGGATATTACACCCTTAATAAACTTTGTTTCAAGTTTAGAAGAAAAGCTTAACATTGAACCTACGCTGATAGCTAAAATTGTATTTGACATTAGGCAAGAGAAAAATCCCTGTGCTCTATGTGCTAACCTTAGAAGGGGAGCACTTTATGAGACAGCAAAAAAGTTAAATTGCAATAAGGTTGCCCTTGGACATCACCTAGATGATGCCATTGAAACATTTTTCATGAATCTAATCTTTAATGGACAGATGGGTATTTTTCAACCTAAATCTTATCTAGATAGAACTGATATTACTCTTATCAGACCGTTAATTTCTCTTGAAGAAAGTACAATTATTAAGATCGTTACAACTAAAAACATTCCTGTTGTAAAAAATCCCTGTCCAGCAAACAAAAAGACAAAAAGAGAAGAAATCAAAAAACTTGTCTCTAGCTTAAGCGAGGATTATTCTGATATTCGCTATAAATTCTTATGTGCTGTCCAAAATGTAGCTTTAGAAAACTTCTGGAACAAAGATCAGTACACTAAACCTAATATCAGATGA
- a CDS encoding thioredoxin reductase, whose product MHDVAIVGGGPAGLTAALYTARSGRKTIIIEKSMPGGQAALTSWIENFPGFPEGVSGPDLMMKFYQQATQFGAEMIIEDVLNVDLHDDIKKIKTTNNNIEAMSVIIASGAQARKLGVQGEGKFQGRGVSYCATCDGAFFKGKKVAVVGGGDSAVEEAIFLTKFASQVQIIHRRDELRATKILQERAINNPKIKFVYSTVVEEIKGNKGVEKIVVKDIKTGVGREEDIDGVFVFIGTVPNTEWLEGLDLNENGYIQTDSFLTTNLPGVFAAGDVREKFFRQVSTAVGDGATAAMSAERYLGEK is encoded by the coding sequence ATGCATGATGTAGCAATAGTTGGGGGAGGGCCTGCAGGGTTGACTGCTGCTCTTTATACTGCTAGAAGTGGTAGGAAAACAATTATTATTGAAAAGAGTATGCCTGGTGGACAAGCGGCTTTAACTAGCTGGATAGAAAATTTTCCTGGATTTCCAGAAGGAGTATCCGGGCCTGATTTAATGATGAAGTTTTATCAACAAGCTACCCAGTTTGGTGCAGAAATGATAATAGAAGATGTACTGAACGTAGATTTACATGATGATATTAAGAAAATAAAAACAACCAATAATAATATTGAGGCAATGTCCGTGATTATAGCTTCAGGAGCACAAGCTAGAAAATTAGGTGTGCAAGGTGAAGGAAAATTCCAGGGTAGAGGGGTCTCTTATTGCGCCACCTGTGATGGAGCCTTTTTTAAGGGTAAAAAAGTTGCAGTAGTAGGTGGGGGAGATTCTGCTGTTGAAGAGGCTATCTTTTTAACAAAGTTTGCTAGTCAAGTACAAATTATACATAGGCGCGATGAGTTAAGGGCAACGAAAATTCTTCAGGAAAGAGCCATAAATAATCCTAAAATAAAGTTTGTATATAGTACTGTTGTTGAGGAAATCAAGGGTAACAAGGGTGTAGAAAAAATAGTTGTAAAAGATATAAAAACAGGAGTGGGAAGAGAAGAAGATATAGATGGCGTTTTTGTATTTATTGGGACAGTACCAAATACAGAATGGCTTGAGGGTTTAGATTTGAACGAAAATGGCTATATCCAGACAGATAGTTTTTTAACTACAAATCTGCCTGGAGTATTTGCAGCTGGAGATGTTAGAGAGAAATTTTTTCGTCAAGTATCTACTGCAGTCGGAGATGGAGCAACAGCTGCAATGTCTGCAGAAAGATATCTTGGTGAGAAGTAA